One window of the Cryptomeria japonica chromosome 7, Sugi_1.0, whole genome shotgun sequence genome contains the following:
- the LOC131044376 gene encoding receptor-like protein 11: protein MFWSLVRLVLLLPICWVSCCSENEKKSLLYFKRSLHDPSGRLKTWNNSTDCCHWKGIQCDIITNHVIQLDLHNPFVNNPAMALQNSTNAVLSTRYLGSLSVDGNKKDVLSPLFDLKMLQVLDLSYNAFIGVAVPQQLTTLKYLRYLSLSNAGFVGMIPRELGNMSALRYLDLSTNYYISSSSITIKDMQMWIGNMRDLEELLLDGVNMTKVASDELGKAISTMHSLRRLQMYNCMLSGPIPPSLANLTRLTHLQLGGNSFFYSIPACLHNLSNLVSLKISSCDLNGSIPSHLLSLPNLQEVDLSANPDLGGELSSILPRHSASLNSLVLTTTSVAGAIPDSIANISSLILLDLSECFVQGTLPSKLMGPKTLMILDLRHNNFQGPLPLPPPSVVALDLSENHFSGSIAAEIVKYKFSYLSLSHNNLSGSIPPTICEPLPMQILDLSNNGLTGEIFPGFVSCSYLVVLNLEKNCLEGELPVGLGKMSSLQTLKVGENRLNGSLPRLANGKQLQILDVGHNSLTGNIASNWILQLLNLKILILRSNRFKGRVPAAISKIQYLQILDLSKNRFTGVIPDTISEMRSMANGSENTKVLEFAWLKDKTYVEKIIIRSKGLELEYVRALSLVKCLDVSDNKLSGHIPQGMGSLIGLIILNISRHHIDGGIPKSLGNMAQLESLDLSQNQLSGVIPSELQLLTFLSYLNLSYNNLTGMIPQGGQFLTFEASSFSHNSGLYGLQVKESWSPSSKDEIWPEKKEVNKIRARERIDSFNVLTGMSFGVGAGIIIAPLLFLKKRREKFFQLLDSILIWFVDLIHCDKLQVAKISDNEDQESSEESKKLIRFCVHCTEIDRDTKSIVHTICIC from the exons ATGTTCTGGAGCTTGGTGAGACTTGTGCTGTTGCTGCCGATTTGTTGGGTATCTTGCTGTTCAGAAAATGAGAAAAAATCCCTCTTGTATTTCAAGCGATCTCTTCACGACCCGTCTGGTCGACTGAAGACTTGGAATAATTCCACCGATTGTTGCCACTGGAAAGGAATCCAATGTGATATTATAACAAATCACGTCATTCAGTTGGATCTCCACAATCCTTTCGTCAACAATCCGGCAATGGCTTTGCAGAATTCGACCAATGCTGTTCTTTCCACGAGATATCTTGGTTCACTTTCTGTTGATGGTAATAAAAAGGATGTTCTTTCTCCACTCTTTGATCTAAAGATGTTACAAGTCCTTGATTTGAGCTACAACGCCTTCATTGGTGTTGCTGTCCCTCAGCAACTCACCACGCTGAAATATTTGCGCTATTTGAGCTTGTCAAATGCTGGATTTGTGGGAATGATACCCAGGGAGTTGGGCAACATGTCCGCCTTGCGCTACTTGGATCTTTCCACTAAttactacatttcctcttcctcaATCACAATTAAGGACATGCAGATGTGGATAGGAAACATGAGAGATTTAGAGGAGCTTCTGCTGGACGGGGTGAATATGACGAAAGTGGCTAGCGATGAATTGGGCAAAGCTATCTCCACCATGCACAGCCTCAGGCGTCTTCAAATGTACAACTGTATGCTCTCTGGCCCAATTCCCCCTTCCCTTGCAAATCTTACCCGTCTAACCCACCTCCAACTTGGTGGCAATTCCTTCTTCTACTCCATACCTGCTTGCTTACACAACCTTTCCAACCTGGTTTCTCTCAAGATTAGTAGCTGTGACCTCAATGGCTCGATCCCTTCTCATCTGTTGAGCCTACCAAACCTGCAAGAAGTTGACTTGTCTGCAAATCCGGATTTGGGAGGGGAGCTATCAAGCATTCTGCCGCGACACTCTGCCTCGCTAAACAGCCTTGTTCTTACAACAACGAGTGTAGCAGGAGCAATTCCAGATTCAATTGCAAACATATCCTCGTTAATTCTCTTGGATCTCTCGGAATGCTTTGTCCAAG GCACTTTACCTTCTAAGCTAATGGGGCCCAAAACATTGATGATTCTGGACTTGCGTCACAATAACTTTCAAGGCCCGCTTCCACTTCCTCCTCCTTCAGTGGTTGCGTTAGACCTGTCCGAAAATCATTTTTCTGGATCCATTGCAGCTGAAATTGTGAAGTATAAATTTAGCTATCTGTCCCTGTCTCACAACAATCTCAGTGGTAGCATTCCACCTACTATATGTGAACCGTTGCCAATGCAGATTCTGGATTTGTCAAATAATGGACTCACGGGTGAGATTTTTCCAGGGTTTGTAAGCTGCAGTTATCTTGTGGtgttgaatttggagaagaattgcTTAGAAGGTGAGTTGCCGGTGGGGTTGGGAAAGATGAGTTCGCTTCAAACACTGAAAGTCGGGGAAAATCGTCTGAATGGAAGTCTGCCAAGACTTGCAAATGGGAAGCAGTTGCAGATATTAGATGTGGGACATAACAGTCTGACGGGGAACATTGCTTCAAATTGGATTCTACAGCTTCTTaatcttaagattttgatcttAAGATCAAACAGATTTAAAGGAAGGGTCCCTGCTGCTATAAGCAAGATACAGTATCTTCAAATATTAGACCTTTCAAAGAACAGATTTACAGGAGTAATTCCGGACACAATTTCAGAGATGAGGAGCATGGCAAATGGTTCAGAGAATACAAAAGTCTTGGAGTTTGCATGGTTAAAAGATAAAACTTATGTAGAGAAAATAATCATCAGAAGCAAGGGATTGGAGCTGGAGTACGTGAGAGCATTGAGTTTGGTAAAATGCCTTGATGTATCAGACAATAAATTATCTGGTCATATCCCTCAAGGCATGGGATCTCTGATTGGTTTGATCATTCTTAATATTTCAAGACATCATATTGATGGTGGTATACCCAAGTCCTTGGGAAACATGGCACAACTAGAGTCCCTTGACCTCTCGCAAAACCAACTGTCTGGAGTAATTCCTAGTGAATTGCAACTTCTCACATTCCTAAGTTACTTGAATCTGTCATACAATAATCTTACAGGAATGATACCACAAGGAGGGCAGTTCTTAACATTTGAAGCCTCATCCTTCTCACATAATTCAGGTCTATACGGTTTACAGGTGAAAGAGTCATGGTCGCCTTCGTCAAAGGATGAAATCTGGCCTGAGAAGAAAGAAGTGAATAAAATAAGGGCAAGAGAGAGAATTGACAGTTTCAATGTGTTGACAGGGATGAGCTTTGGAGTGGGCGCGGGTATAATTATAGCTCCATTGTTATTTCTGAAGAAACGCAGGGAAAAGTTCTTCCAGTTGTTAGACAGTATATTGATTTGGTTTGTTGATTTGATTCACTGTGACAAGTTGCAGGTGGCGAAAATTTCggacaatgaagatcaagagaGTTCCGAAGAAAGCAAGAAATTGATACGCTTTTGCGTCCATTGTACTGAAATCGACAGAGATACTAAAAGTATAGTTCACACTATTTGTATATGTTGA